The Belonocnema kinseyi isolate 2016_QV_RU_SX_M_011 chromosome 10, B_treatae_v1, whole genome shotgun sequence genome has a window encoding:
- the LOC117181845 gene encoding homeobox protein not2-like, which translates to MQDDVFAQLDLIIFRNWCTNWTFEELQLMQQVDLAVKEIVARERLASAIRKNEFKKVDAEEVFYKKIQDCQRKEEKKRKIRSVFTPEQLNMLENEFISYQSLEKNRVFGLSKTLNLSEKQIRTWFSNRRNKERKMGQKSNRRNVLEGNFDKSEPNQYPQNHQDSIEHQKYQNPVEYLTPYS; encoded by the exons atgcaagacgATGTATTTGCGCAAttggatttaataatatttagaaactgGTGTACCAATTGGACATTTGAGGAGTTGCAATTGATGCAACAAGTGGACTTGGCAGTAAAGGAAATTGTCGCGAGAGAACGATTAGCATCCGCAATtcgtaaaaatgaatttaaaaaagttgatgcTGAAGAagtgttctacaaaaaaattcaag attgCCAAAGAAAGGAAGAAAAGAAGAGGAAGATTAGGTCAGTTTTCACCCCAGAGCAACTGAATatgcttgaaaatgaatttataagcTATCAGAGTTTGGAAAAAAATCGTGTCTTCGGGCTTAGTAAGACTTTAAATTTATCCGAAAAGCAAATTAGGACCTGGTTCTCAAACCGAAGaaataaggaaagaaaaatgggCCAAAAATCGAATCGACGAAATGTTTTGGAAGGAAATTTTGATAAATCTGAACCAAACCAATATCCACAGAACCATCAAGACTCGATTGAGCATCAGAAATATCAGAATCCAGTTGAATACTTAACCCCTTATTCATAG